The bacterium genome includes the window GTCGAGCCACGGTCCGGGTCCTCGCTGTGGCCCAATCTGTTGTTGACGATGCTGCCGTTCGTGGTGCTCGTGGGGTTGTGGATGCTGATGATCCGGCAGGCGCAATCCGGGCCGAACCAGGCGATGGCGTTCGGGAAGAGCCGTGCGCGTCTGCATACAGAAACCAAGACGCGCGTGACGTTCGACGATGTGGCGGGGATCGACGAGGCAAAGGAGGAAGTCGAAGAGATTATCGAGTTTCTTCGGGACCCGAAGAAGTTCGAGGCGCTCGGCGCGAAGATCCCGCGTGGCGTCTTGCTGGTCGGCCCACCGGGCAGCGGGAAGACGCTGCTCGCGAAGGCGATCGCCGGGGAAGCGAGGGTGCCGTTTTTCTCGATCTCCGGCAGCGAGTTCGTAGAGATGTTCGTAGGTGTGGGGGCGAGCCGGGTGCGCGATCTGCTCGCTCAGGCGAAGAAGTCGGCCCCGTGCCTGGTGTTCATCGATGAGATCGACGCCGTCGGGCGCCAGCGGGGCGCCGGGTTGGGCGGGGGCAACGACGAGCGAGAACAGACCCTCAACCAGCTGCTGGTCGAGATGGATGGGTTCGCTCCGAACTCCGGGATCATCGTCATCGCGGCCACCAACCGGCCGGATGTCCTCGACCCCGCGCTGCTGCGGCCGGGCCGGTTCGACCGCCGGCTCGTGGTTGACAATCCGGACACCAAGGGGCGGCGGGCGATCCTCGAGGTGCACGCGCGCGGCAAGCCGATCGGCGACGATGCGAATCTGGACATGCTGGCGCGCCGCACGCCCGGGTTCAGCGGGGCGGATCTGGCGAACATGGCGAACGAGGCGGCGCTGCTCGCGGCGCGGCGGGGGAAGCAGCGAATCGGCATGTCGGAGTTCGACGAGGCGATCGAGCGGGTGATTGCCGGACCGCAGCGGAAGAGCCGGATCCTGTCCCCGAAGGAACGGGAGTTGACGGCATATCATGAAAGCGGGCACGCGCTGTTGGGGAAGTTGCTGCCGCAGGCAAACCCGCCGCATAAGGTGACGATCCTGCCGCGGGGGATGGCCTTGGGCTACGTGATCGCAATGCCGGCGGAGGAGAAGTATTCGGTGACCCGGAGCGAGATCCTGGCCCACATCACGGCGATGTTAGGGGGCCGGGTGGCCGAGGAGATCGTATTCGGCGAGATCACGACCGGCGCGGCCAATGATTTTGAGAACGCGACCGACCTGGCGCGGAAGATGGTGACCGAGTTCGGGATGTCAGACAAGCTGGGTCCCTTGACGCTCGGCACGAAGCACGGGCCGGTGTTCCTCGGTCGGGATCTCTTCGAGAGCCAGAACTACTCGGACGAGATCGCGTATGAGATCGACAAAGAAGTGCGCCGGATCATCGACGAGTGCCACAGTCGGGCCCGGGCAGTGCTGACCGAGCATAAGGAGACGCTCGATCGGATCGCCAAGGCGCTGCTGGAGCGGGAGTCACTCCAGAGCGACGAGCTGGACACGCTGATTGCCGGCCAGCCGCTGCGCCCTGACCTACCGGGGGGAGAGGTGTGAGTTTAGTCCCCGGTGAGGCAGGCCAGGTCCCGGCGGAGAGATTGCTTGCAAGTTCGCATTACACTTCCACCCATCTTTTTGACGCTCCCTTGACGTCTTTGGCTGAAATCTTGACACGCACTTGACCCCGTGGGAGGTAACGTGTAAACAGGACGTGCAGACGTGCACGGGGCCAATTCATAGAGCCACCCCAGACGAGCCGCTGCGGGCCCGAGCGGCTCGTCCGACTTTTCATCGGCACTTGCGGAACGTCCCGCTCGGTAGTGTCCTCCCATGAAAGGGCGTGTTCGGTGGCCTCTGCCTTCCGGCCGTCACACTAACCTGACCAGCGTGTCATGAATTCCGGGGGAGATCGGTGTCCTCGGAGACTCCAAAAGGCTTTTCGGTCGACCGCTTCCGGCCCACGATCCTCTCGGTCCGTGGTGTTTTTCTTCCTTCTTGTCCCAGTCTTGTCGCGCTGGAGGGGTATCTTGTCTTTCTCCTGACCTCATCCCTGGTACCCTTATGGGAAAGCGGCTGAGTTTCCCACGTCGTCGTCACTGTTGTGGGGGCCACGGGTCGTGCTATGGCCTTTGCCCAGGTGAACGCCGCGATGACGCACCCAGGAGGTCCGGAGACATGGAAGCGGAGGCACAGAAGTTGCGCCACTGCGAGCGACGGGCAGCCGTCTGGGGTTGGGTGACCATCTTCCTCTTTCTCAGCGGACAGTACAATCATCCATGGACATTGGCCCCTGACTACCGTCCAGGGCTCGAATGGGGACAATGGACGATCCATGCAATGTGGTGGACCCTTCTCATTGCCGGTGCCTACTGGGCGTTCTTAGCGGTGTGCTTCGTTCAATGGCTCTCCTGGCATGACGGTGTCATCCGGATCAGTGGACAACAGCCACTCCTCGAACGCACTGGTAGTGCACAACGAATGGCTTTCGTGAGATCGCGCCGACGGCGGGTGACACACCGGGTGATCCCGACGGGTGGCATGACGATGTTGGCGGGTACACCCGTTGCTCAGCCTATAGCCGCCAACGAATCTCAGGCACTATAAGGGGGATGTCCATGGCGCACGACAAGGACCGGAACCGCGTGTTGGCCTCATTACGGGACCGATCAGAAGGCATCGACAGTTCCGATTTGGTCAAGGAT containing:
- the ftsH gene encoding ATP-dependent zinc metalloprotease FtsH, producing YSDFLDKARSGQIVQVTIGSEAVSGQLKDSHPFRVYVPTGDAWYIRLLQAKGVTITVEPRSGSSLWPNLLLTMLPFVVLVGLWMLMIRQAQSGPNQAMAFGKSRARLHTETKTRVTFDDVAGIDEAKEEVEEIIEFLRDPKKFEALGAKIPRGVLLVGPPGSGKTLLAKAIAGEARVPFFSISGSEFVEMFVGVGASRVRDLLAQAKKSAPCLVFIDEIDAVGRQRGAGLGGGNDEREQTLNQLLVEMDGFAPNSGIIVIAATNRPDVLDPALLRPGRFDRRLVVDNPDTKGRRAILEVHARGKPIGDDANLDMLARRTPGFSGADLANMANEAALLAARRGKQRIGMSEFDEAIERVIAGPQRKSRILSPKERELTAYHESGHALLGKLLPQANPPHKVTILPRGMALGYVIAMPAEEKYSVTRSEILAHITAMLGGRVAEEIVFGEITTGAANDFENATDLARKMVTEFGMSDKLGPLTLGTKHGPVFLGRDLFESQNYSDEIAYEIDKEVRRIIDECHSRARAVLTEHKETLDRIAKALLERESLQSDELDTLIAGQPLRPDLPGGEV